In a single window of the Acidobacteriota bacterium genome:
- a CDS encoding TlpA family protein disulfide reductase, giving the protein MFLDNVKAFVAIAVSLVLISLLAPLLSREVDHIMLVSFVGFFVAELIFIRAFSGRITAPNVLMITFLVMLLMHSITIVEWFVWGAFGLPVVVACVLSVISAYFVTRFSFPANLLMFILSSIFVGYMYFYGWDLWLHRHNYGTFTGRVDPYAMSVKLTARDEQNTLISDSFLKEKIVLLDFWTTSCSICFQKFPLLQSAFDKYGNDPSILLLAVNAPNEEDEPTTPFRKIRERGYTFPVIVLADEDQAKDFGVRFYPTTFVVSRAGLIVYKGDIEGAVKMVSKIREAEQRD; this is encoded by the coding sequence GTGTTTTTGGATAACGTCAAAGCATTTGTTGCAATAGCCGTCAGCTTGGTTCTGATTTCTTTGCTGGCACCCCTATTGTCACGCGAGGTTGACCACATAATGCTGGTTTCCTTCGTCGGCTTTTTTGTTGCGGAGCTAATATTTATCAGGGCATTCTCAGGCAGGATAACTGCTCCGAATGTCTTGATGATCACATTTCTTGTGATGCTTCTCATGCATTCCATCACAATTGTTGAATGGTTTGTTTGGGGAGCATTCGGGCTGCCGGTAGTTGTGGCGTGCGTCCTAAGCGTGATCTCCGCATACTTTGTAACGAGATTCAGTTTTCCGGCCAACTTGTTAATGTTCATTCTCAGCAGCATTTTTGTCGGGTACATGTATTTTTACGGCTGGGATCTGTGGCTCCACCGACACAACTACGGCACTTTTACCGGAAGGGTCGATCCCTATGCTATGAGTGTGAAACTGACTGCGCGCGATGAACAGAATACGCTTATTTCCGATAGTTTCCTAAAGGAAAAAATTGTTCTTTTGGACTTTTGGACAACAAGCTGTTCTATTTGTTTCCAAAAATTTCCGCTGCTTCAGTCAGCATTTGATAAGTATGGGAATGATCCTTCAATATTGCTACTAGCAGTCAACGCGCCAAACGAAGAAGACGAACCGACCACGCCGTTTCGTAAGATTCGCGAACGGGGCTACACCTTCCCGGTCATTGTCCTAGCCGATGAGGATCAGGCAAAAGACTTCGGAGTTAGGTTTTACCCCACGACCTTCGTCGTGAGCCGAGCGGGTTTGATTGTCTATAAAGGTGATATCGAAGGTGCTGTTAAGATGGTCTCAAAAATTCGTGAAGCCGAACAACGAGATTGA
- a CDS encoding HAMP domain-containing protein produces MPFFRTFRGKLLLILALLLVATLGFQYYLNLVSQRESAELREAQTEALVAGITLGFTSIPMQDLRVQDLVDQADETYFSRETRQRIKDIIVIDHDWNVIDSLNAEFLPEYDENNNVVYKKARDLTGLPPLMESARLGDDAKNFPNPIDPDRKAISDEAHAIPIETSKGRWYVMVLIKNDRDEAARRAAQPLLFTLIVLLASSIITFMLVWRFSRPIANLSAAARRVAQGDLSTRVSEAERSDEMGMLARNFNEMAAELEKKRDLELQLQQAEKSAVVGRLGSAIAHEIRNPLNYINLTLDHLRTKYAPAEPVDKEKFEKLTSQLKTEVGRINQQISDFLNYSRPAKANLRPTDPRQVIDDSLRLIEPEAEEKGITIGIVEHENVPQIMADPEFLRSVFNNLFINALQSMETQGGHLGIKITPSETGNCVNFEISDTGVGIPPENLEKIFEPYFSTKETGTGLGLAIVQKIVESHNGTIDVRSEEAKGTTFTVKLPTHSEPQRRGDAEEKSR; encoded by the coding sequence ATGCCTTTCTTTAGAACATTTCGCGGAAAGTTGCTGCTGATCCTGGCGCTGCTGTTGGTGGCGACCCTGGGCTTTCAATACTACCTGAATCTTGTCTCACAGCGGGAAAGCGCAGAACTTCGCGAAGCTCAAACAGAAGCCCTTGTGGCCGGCATTACGCTCGGCTTTACGAGCATTCCGATGCAGGATCTGCGTGTTCAGGATCTCGTCGATCAGGCAGACGAGACCTATTTCAGCCGCGAAACACGTCAAAGGATCAAGGACATCATCGTCATCGATCACGACTGGAACGTGATCGATAGTTTGAACGCGGAGTTCCTGCCGGAATACGACGAAAACAACAACGTCGTCTACAAAAAGGCGAGAGATCTGACCGGACTGCCGCCCTTGATGGAGAGCGCCCGACTCGGTGACGACGCAAAAAACTTTCCAAATCCGATCGACCCGGACCGCAAAGCGATCTCGGACGAAGCTCACGCAATTCCCATTGAAACCAGTAAAGGCCGCTGGTACGTGATGGTGCTGATCAAGAATGACCGCGATGAGGCCGCACGGCGTGCCGCCCAGCCGTTGCTGTTTACGCTGATCGTCCTGCTCGCTTCATCGATCATCACTTTTATGCTCGTTTGGCGTTTTTCGCGGCCGATCGCAAACCTTTCGGCAGCCGCAAGACGTGTTGCTCAGGGCGATCTATCGACCCGCGTGTCCGAGGCTGAACGTAGCGATGAGATGGGAATGCTCGCACGAAATTTCAACGAAATGGCGGCGGAACTCGAAAAGAAACGCGACCTTGAGTTGCAGCTGCAGCAGGCGGAAAAAAGTGCGGTCGTTGGGCGGCTCGGCTCCGCCATCGCTCATGAGATACGCAATCCGTTGAATTACATCAATCTCACGCTCGATCATCTTCGGACGAAATACGCGCCTGCTGAACCTGTAGATAAAGAAAAATTTGAAAAGCTCACGTCCCAACTAAAAACCGAGGTCGGCCGTATAAATCAGCAGATATCTGATTTCTTGAACTATTCGCGTCCGGCAAAGGCGAATCTTAGGCCAACCGACCCGCGACAAGTGATTGACGATTCGTTGCGGTTGATCGAGCCCGAAGCAGAAGAAAAAGGCATCACCATCGGCATTGTCGAACATGAAAATGTCCCGCAGATCATGGCCGATCCGGAATTTCTACGTTCCGTTTTCAATAATCTTTTCATCAACGCCCTGCAATCTATGGAAACGCAGGGCGGACATCTGGGCATCAAAATCACACCCAGCGAGACCGGCAATTGCGTGAATTTTGAGATATCGGATACCGGCGTCGGCATACCGCCCGAGAATTTGGAGAAGATATTTGAACCATATTTTTCAACGAAAGAGACAGGAACGGGCCTCGGCCTGGCGATAGTTCAAAAGATCGTCGAATCGCATAACGGGACGATCGACGTCAGGTCGGAAGAAGCAAAAGGAACGACGTTCACGGTAAAGCTGCCGACTCATTCTGAACCGCAGAGACGCGGAGACGCCGAGGAAAAAAGCAGGTAA
- the lepB gene encoding signal peptidase I: MTQDTLDQPPAPEVKPASPQRSVIREYFESFVVTLVMALFGMTFILQAVTVPTGSMQNTILVGDYLLVNKFIFTPGGNDLWFLPQREIRRGDIIVFKYPGNKVNPRMDASRNPPLVPYQINYVKRVIGLPGETVEFRDNQVFINGQLLPEHRLIGEAPDNLSALTVTEFEERREGELWDVYYDPESMDAIRAGMRLSRRGYEFGVAGKTMQVPDNSFFVLGDSRDNSEDSRFWGFVPRELIIGRAMFVYWSCDRGASNGDLFGCVTHPRLDRIGKFVK, from the coding sequence ATGACACAAGACACACTGGATCAGCCTCCTGCTCCTGAGGTAAAACCGGCATCGCCGCAGCGATCCGTTATCAGGGAGTATTTCGAGTCTTTCGTCGTCACGCTTGTGATGGCACTATTCGGAATGACGTTCATACTTCAAGCCGTCACTGTGCCGACGGGCTCGATGCAGAACACGATATTGGTCGGCGACTACCTTCTCGTAAATAAATTTATCTTTACTCCCGGCGGCAATGACCTCTGGTTCCTGCCGCAGCGTGAGATACGCCGCGGCGACATCATCGTATTCAAATATCCGGGCAATAAGGTAAATCCGCGAATGGACGCCAGCCGCAATCCGCCGCTCGTTCCGTATCAGATCAATTATGTAAAGCGAGTCATCGGGCTGCCCGGCGAGACCGTCGAATTTCGCGACAATCAAGTGTTCATCAACGGCCAGCTTCTGCCAGAGCATCGGCTCATAGGCGAGGCACCGGACAATCTCTCGGCGCTGACAGTGACCGAATTCGAAGAGCGTCGAGAGGGAGAGTTGTGGGACGTGTATTATGACCCGGAGTCGATGGACGCCATCCGTGCGGGAATGCGGCTCTCTCGCCGCGGTTACGAATTCGGCGTGGCAGGCAAGACGATGCAGGTTCCTGACAACAGTTTCTTCGTCCTCGGTGATAGCCGCGACAATAGTGAAGATAGCCGATTTTGGGGCTTTGTGCCTCGTGAACTGATCATCGGCCGGGCGATGTTCGTCTATTGGTCGTGCGACCGGGGAGCATCGAACGGAGATCTGTTCGGATGCGTGACGCATCCGCGGCTTGACCGTATTGGCAAGTTCGTAAAATAG
- a CDS encoding SH3 domain-containing protein, with amino-acid sequence MKGRVHLKICFAAWLLLLLSSVSENIGQTRRPATNQRNAVSAKDPLVGKTAIVMDELLSVLRREPSLFSEAVHRMQRGRQVSILGTREADGVTFLKVKALPSSEGWVQSEAVISAARPQDEERGAMIVQALAGFEQVEAGVQYFKLFPNSRFRPTLLLIFGDTLEDIATNITRDAGRRLRRKEMAASAAPMHSYYLNFVMLDRYRKLGIRFLFNPKTRNYHYDGQAWSEIVSKFPDSTEAAAARERLNDLKTKLEAEK; translated from the coding sequence ATGAAAGGACGGGTTCATCTGAAAATATGCTTTGCCGCATGGCTTCTACTCTTGCTCTCATCGGTCAGCGAGAACATTGGCCAAACACGCAGACCGGCGACGAATCAGCGAAACGCTGTCTCTGCTAAAGATCCATTGGTCGGCAAGACCGCCATTGTCATGGACGAACTTTTGTCAGTGCTGCGCCGCGAGCCCAGCCTTTTTTCTGAGGCAGTTCATCGTATGCAGCGGGGCAGGCAAGTAAGCATTCTTGGAACGAGAGAAGCTGACGGCGTGACATTTTTGAAAGTGAAGGCTCTGCCTTCAAGCGAAGGTTGGGTGCAGTCGGAAGCGGTGATATCTGCAGCTCGGCCGCAGGACGAGGAACGCGGAGCGATGATCGTACAGGCTCTTGCAGGTTTTGAACAGGTCGAGGCCGGCGTTCAGTATTTCAAACTCTTCCCAAATTCAAGATTCAGACCAACACTTCTTCTTATTTTTGGCGATACGCTCGAGGACATTGCTACGAATATTACCCGAGATGCCGGTAGGCGCCTGAGACGCAAAGAAATGGCTGCTTCCGCAGCTCCAATGCACAGCTATTATTTAAATTTCGTAATGCTGGACCGATACCGCAAGCTGGGCATCCGGTTTCTGTTCAATCCGAAAACCAGGAACTATCATTACGACGGACAGGCTTGGAGTGAGATAGTTTCCAAATTTCCGGACTCAACGGAGGCTGCGGCCGCCCGGGAACGGTTGAATGACCTGAAGACAAAGCTCGAAGCAGAAAAATGA
- a CDS encoding GxxExxY protein — MLNNEHAVERVNSLTESIIGCAIEVHRAIGPGLLESAYEECLCYELAQNGLSFQRQVPLPVIYKGVKLDCRYKLDIIVENAVIIELKAVDRIIAIHEAQLLSYLRMLDLRVGLILNHHSSVLKNGIKRIVNRF; from the coding sequence ATGCTCAACAATGAACATGCGGTCGAAAGGGTCAACTCTCTAACGGAGAGCATCATCGGCTGTGCGATAGAGGTTCACAGGGCCATCGGTCCTGGATTATTGGAATCAGCTTACGAAGAATGTTTGTGTTACGAACTCGCTCAGAATGGCCTGAGTTTCCAACGTCAGGTTCCTTTGCCTGTTATTTACAAAGGCGTCAAACTCGATTGCCGGTATAAATTGGACATCATTGTAGAAAATGCGGTCATAATTGAACTAAAGGCCGTAGATCGCATTATCGCAATTCATGAGGCTCAACTTCTATCATACCTTCGAATGCTGGATCTGAGAGTTGGCTTGATCCTGAACCATCACTCATCTGTTCTAAAGAACGGCATAAAACGAATTGTGAATAGATTTTGA
- the rnc gene encoding ribonuclease III, whose product MVAPLGKLESLIGHRFSDLKLLERAVTHRSWAHENLQGDKNEAHLAENESFEFLGDSILGLIIAEQLFADGPDRTAGELTAMKHHLVSSVKLAEIAGRMKLGEYIRMGRGEEQNGGRSKPAILADTLEAVIASVFLDSGYTSAKVFVRRLFSDDLKAVTPRSSIDPKTRLQERLQAQNVPAPSYNLLRSEGPPHKRTFYVEAVWEGGRSTGEGTSIKAAEMVAAEKALVDLQAAESASK is encoded by the coding sequence ATGGTTGCCCCGCTGGGAAAACTGGAAAGTTTGATAGGGCATCGTTTCAGCGACCTGAAGCTGCTCGAACGAGCGGTCACGCATCGGTCATGGGCTCATGAAAATCTGCAAGGTGATAAAAATGAAGCTCATCTGGCAGAGAATGAATCATTTGAATTTCTTGGTGATTCCATTTTGGGTCTGATCATCGCCGAGCAGCTTTTTGCCGACGGCCCGGATCGCACCGCGGGCGAATTGACCGCAATGAAGCACCACCTCGTCAGTTCGGTCAAGCTTGCGGAAATAGCGGGACGTATGAAGCTTGGAGAATACATCCGCATGGGCCGCGGTGAGGAACAGAACGGCGGCCGCTCCAAACCTGCGATCTTGGCAGACACACTGGAAGCTGTGATAGCTTCTGTTTTTCTGGATTCGGGTTATACGTCCGCAAAGGTTTTTGTGAGGCGTTTATTCTCTGACGACCTAAAGGCAGTCACCCCGCGTTCGTCGATAGATCCGAAAACGCGTTTGCAGGAGCGGCTTCAGGCTCAGAATGTTCCTGCCCCGAGTTACAATCTGCTGCGCTCGGAAGGCCCTCCTCACAAGCGAACGTTTTACGTTGAAGCAGTATGGGAAGGCGGGCGGTCCACAGGCGAGGGCACTTCAATAAAGGCAGCGGAAATGGTAGCCGCCGAAAAGGCGTTGGTCGATCTACAGGCAGCGGAATCCGCGTCAAAATAG
- a CDS encoding pseudouridine-5'-phosphate glycosidase has translation MFVKIKFSPEVQEAIASGTAVVALESTVIAHGLPHPDNIKTALRCEESVRESGAVPATIAIIGGEFRVGLSQDEIEFLASGADIRKASTRDLPIAVANNLDCATTVSTTAFIAHRAGIRVFATGGVGGVHRGYAADISADLPTLAETPIVVVCSGAKMILDIAATREWLETHGVAVLGWQCDEMPAFYSRSSGLNADHRVDSASDAALVAAARDALGMRQATLLTVPVPKEFELPRDEMESIIGAAIAGVGRQGISGKDVTPFLLSELTKASGGRTLKANIALLENNARVAGLVAVQIANRTT, from the coding sequence CTGTTTGTGAAGATCAAATTCAGTCCCGAAGTACAAGAAGCCATCGCATCCGGCACCGCCGTCGTAGCATTGGAATCGACGGTCATTGCTCATGGGCTTCCGCATCCCGATAACATAAAAACCGCACTGCGATGTGAGGAATCGGTCCGTGAGAGCGGAGCCGTTCCGGCTACTATAGCGATCATCGGCGGTGAGTTTCGCGTGGGCCTTTCGCAGGATGAGATCGAATTTCTCGCCTCAGGAGCAGACATTAGAAAAGCATCTACACGCGACCTCCCGATCGCGGTCGCGAACAATCTTGACTGTGCAACTACTGTTTCGACGACAGCCTTTATCGCTCACCGGGCAGGGATACGCGTCTTCGCGACCGGCGGCGTCGGCGGTGTGCATCGCGGTTATGCCGCGGACATTTCGGCAGACCTTCCGACGCTTGCGGAAACACCGATCGTGGTCGTTTGCTCCGGTGCAAAAATGATCCTCGACATTGCTGCTACCCGCGAATGGCTTGAGACGCACGGGGTCGCTGTGCTCGGGTGGCAGTGTGATGAAATGCCGGCCTTCTACAGCCGCTCCAGCGGGCTGAACGCAGATCATCGTGTGGATTCGGCTTCAGATGCGGCGTTGGTGGCCGCCGCTCGAGATGCCCTCGGAATGCGTCAGGCAACGCTTTTGACCGTACCTGTTCCAAAGGAGTTCGAGCTTCCTCGCGATGAAATGGAAAGCATTATCGGAGCTGCGATCGCAGGCGTTGGCCGCCAAGGCATCAGCGGAAAGGACGTCACGCCGTTCCTCTTGTCAGAACTGACAAAGGCGTCCGGCGGCAGAACGCTAAAAGCTAACATCGCATTGTTAGAGAACAACGCCCGTGTCGCAGGCTTAGTGGCCGTTCAGATCGCAAACCGCACCACTTGA